A single window of Malus sylvestris chromosome 5, drMalSylv7.2, whole genome shotgun sequence DNA harbors:
- the LOC126622533 gene encoding tRNA-dihydrouridine(47) synthase [NAD(P)(+)]-like produces MGSSIRMGTAEVTFIRGFVCVQICGSYPDTVAHTVDLIDQECQLDFIDINMGCPIDIVVNKGAGSALLTKPMRMKGIVQAASGTVDSPITIKPWSFTEIKEQRHWDISSVERLNILKDYVRLGLEHWGSDTKGCFALFIELIGCGDRCFLLERLSYTCRYVPVGLLDVISQRLNWRPAILLWP; encoded by the exons GGTCAAGCATCAGAATGGGTACTGCTGAGGTGACATTCATCCGAGGATTTGTTTGTGTTCAGATATGTGGATCATATCCAGACACTGTGGCACACACTGTTGACCTAATAGATCAGGAATGTCAACTGGACTTTATTGATATAAATATGGGGTGCCCAATTGATATTGTTGTGAACAAGGGTGCTGGGTCAGCTCTTCTTACAAAACCCATGCGGATGAAAGGCATTGTACAAGCAGCTTCTGGTACCGTCGACAGTCCTATAACTATTAAG CCTTGGAGTTTTACTGAAATAAAGGAGCAGAGGCACTGGGACATAAGTTCTGTGGAGCGattaaatatattgaaggattACGTACGTCTTGGCCTTGAACATTGGGGCTCTGACACAAAAG GATGTTTTGCTCTTTTCATTGAGCTGATCGG GTGTGGAGACAGGTGTTTTCTGTTAGAAAGGCTTAGCTACACTTGTAGATATGTACCTGTTGGTCTTCTAGATGTCAtttcacaacggttgaactgGCGCCCCGCCATCCTATTATGGCCGTGA